Proteins from a genomic interval of Oncorhynchus kisutch isolate 150728-3 linkage group LG28, Okis_V2, whole genome shotgun sequence:
- the LOC109872683 gene encoding gap junction delta-2 protein-like — protein MGDWSILGRFLTEVQNHSTVIGKIWLTMLLIFRILLVTLVGDAVYSDEQSKFTCNTLQPGCNNVCYDTFAPVSHLRFWVFQIVLVSTPSIFYIVYVLHKIAKDEKLEPEKIHEVAKPPPARESLKHVGVEDGESLEASNRYFNPCYEKEWGAREGGCVEQSLLEEDLREVGKDPTELSSQVLLTYIIHVVLRSIMEIAFLVGQYYLFGFEVPQLFRCETYPCPNWTDCFVSRATEKTIFLNFMFSISLGCFILNIVELHYLGWVYIFRVLCSACSTCCEPERDPVELVDLYHNHNPLLLQLKHSLRGRVVLQTSPPMSQEKSSGVLPTHTPAISFETDSTVECTSKRSPDEKERTKAKLANITKIGRGKKSWL, from the coding sequence ATGGGAGACTGGTCCATTCTTGGTCGCTTCTTAACGGAGGTTCAGAACCACTCCACGGTGATCGGCAAGATCTGGCTGACCATGCTCCTCATCTTCCGCATCCTGCTGGTGACCCTGGTGGGGGACGCGGTGTACAGCGATGAGCAGTCCAAGTTCACCTGCAACACCCTGCAGCCTGGTTGCAACAACGTCTGCTACGAcaccttcgccccagtctcacACCTGCGTTTCTGGGTCTTCCAGATAGTGCTCGTCTCCACACCGTCTATCTTCTACATTGTCTATGTGTTGCACAAGATAGCCAAGGATGAGAAGTTAGAGCCTGAGAAGATCCATGAGGTCGCCAAGCCTCCTCCTGCACGTGAAAGTCTCAAACATGTAGGGGTGGAGGATGGGGAATCCCTGGAGGCCAGCAACCGCTACTTCAACCCCTGCTATGAGAAGGAGTGGGGCGCCCGGGAGGGGGGGTGTGTGGAGCAGAGCCTGCTGGAGGAGGACTTGAGGGAGGTGGGGAAGGATCCCACCGAGCTGTCCAGCCAAGTGCTGCTGACCTACATCATCCACGTGGTGCTGCGCTCCATCATGGAGATAGCCTTCCTAGTGGGCCAGTACTACCTGTTTGGCTTTGAAGTGCCTCAACTGTTCCGCTGTGAGACCTACCCCTGTCCTAACTGGACTGACTGTTTTGTGTCTCGTGCCACGGAGAAGACCATCTTCCTCAACTTCATGTTCAGCATCAGCCTGGGATGCTTCATCCTGAACATTGTGGAGCTGCACTACCTGGGCTGGGTCTATATTTTCCGTGTGCTGTGCTCTGCCTGCTCTACATGCTGCGAGCCAGAGAGGGACCCTGTGGAACTTGTGGACCTGTATCACAACCACAACCCTCTGCTGCTGCAGCTCAAACACTCCCTACGAGGCAGGGTGGTCCTGCAGACCTCCCCTCCCATGTCCCAGGAGAAGAGCAGTGGTGTGTTGCCCACCCACACCCCAGCCATCTCCTTCGAGACTGACTCCACAGTAGAGTGCACATCCAAGAGAAGCCCAGATGAGAAAGAACGCACTAAGGCCAAACTGGCCAACATAACTAAAATAGGCAGAGGCAAGAAATCCTGGCTGTGA